In Triticum aestivum cultivar Chinese Spring chromosome 5B, IWGSC CS RefSeq v2.1, whole genome shotgun sequence, the following proteins share a genomic window:
- the LOC123111784 gene encoding uncharacterized protein, protein MKLAPSPVSPGLAADGKPFPRSGKELKRKQEHDSTTASSESSKLKHFITGSPGHDDLNDSFDEQFGLKTSGSGKELKRKQEHDSTTASSESSKLKHFIIGSPRHDDLNDSFDEQFGYLKTSGSHNEQGGGCASGILVRSTNNDVNLLKDSCFDPQVSVERIHENLRSLGYPLPTKYCRGMRLINHCDEKFEYVDGTWRNVQKELSKEVALNLSCSVVSLASFNGTTRVFACTGILIECTRVLTSASLVRSDDENKIDDNLRIKVYLPNKQYVEGNLKHYNLHYNVAVVDIMPCPGVHTANLYHEVQFEPSCKVVALGRTFVGGALTAACGMLTDEPSKFDCTELLTSTCKIKKVGIGGPLVDFDGHFIGMNFYDEGKLHSYLGIPFLNA, encoded by the exons ATGAAGCTCGCGCCGTCCCCGGTGTCACCCGGCTTGGCCGCCGACGGAAAGCCTTTCCCTAG GTCGGGGAAGGAGCTGAAGCGAAAGCAAGAACATGATAGCACAACAGCAAGTAGTGAGAGTAGCAAGCTAAAACATTTCATAACAGGAAGTCCAG GGCACGATGATTTGAATGATAGTTTTGATGAGCAATTTGGCTTGAAGACTTCTGG GTCTGGAAAGGAGCTGAAGCGAAAGCAAGAACATGATAGCACAACAGCAAGTAGTGAGAGTAGCAAGCTAAAACATTTCATAATAGGAAGTCCAA GGCATGATGATTTGAATGATAGTTTTGATGAGCAATTTGGCTACTTGAAGACTTCTGG GTCTCATAATGAGCAAGGAGGTGGTTGTGCAA GTGGCATATTGGTGAGAAGCACAAACAATGATGTGAATCTCTTGAAAGATTCTTGCTTTGACCCACAAG TATCTGTTGAAAGGATACATGAAAATCTGCGCTCACTTGGTTATCCCTTGCCAACAAAATATTGCC GAGGCATGCGTTTGATTAATCATTGTGATGAGAAATTTGAGTATGTGGATGGTACTTGGCGAAATGTCCAGAAGGAGCTCAGTAAAGAAGTTGCTTTAAATTTGTCCTGCAGTGTTGTCTCACTTGCTTCATTCAATG GGACTACAAGGGTATTTGCATGCACAGGCATACTTATAGAATGCACGCGTGTTCTGACATCAGCAAGCTTAGTCAGATCTGATGATGAAAATAAGATCGATGATAACTTGAGG ATTAAAGTATACCTTCCCAACAAACAATATGTCGAAGGAAATCTGAAGCATTATAATTTACACTATAATGTCgctgtagtagacatcatgccctGCCCTGGTGTCCATACAGCAAATCTCTACCATGAAGTACAATTTGAGCCCTCTTGTAAGGTGGTGGCTCTAGGGCGCACTTTTGTAGGTGGCGCATTAACGGCCGCATGTGGAATGTTGACTGACGAGCCGAGCAAATTTGATTGCACAGAGCTTTTGACCTCCACATGTAAAATTAAAAAG GTTGGGATTGGAGGCCCCCTTGTTGATTTTGATGGGCACTTTATTGGCATGAACTTTTATGACGAGGGAAAACTCCATTCATACCTAGGAATACCATTCTTGAATGCCTGA